In Plodia interpunctella isolate USDA-ARS_2022_Savannah chromosome 1, ilPloInte3.2, whole genome shotgun sequence, one DNA window encodes the following:
- the LOC128672042 gene encoding ras-related and estrogen-regulated growth inhibitor-like protein, whose product MRDERANLPRVRIAVIGSSRVGKSALIVRYLTRRYIGEYHSNTDLLYRQTVPINGTPVELEVIDVSGSNSDKFPAEQIQWADACLLVYAVTDRSSFEYATEVLEALKRSPQPGSPAHGPAGSPAAMPIALLGNKTDLDHLRQVSTKEGQSISAAHGASFSEASVADNSGDLYRCVDRLLTEVRAPQRTRKFSVTKMLGSLIGGANNTSPTSRSGSMVACPRVPTPTRAPLAAAAP is encoded by the exons ATGAGGGACGAGCGCGCAAATTTGCCACGAGTGAGGATTGCCGTCATTGGCAGCTCCCGCGTTGGCAAGTCTG cACTTATTGTCCGCTATCTGACTAGGAGATACATCGGAGAATACCATTCCAACACAg ATCTgctgtacagacagacagtgcCTATAAATGGCACGCCAGTCGAGCTGGAAGTGATCGATGTGTCTGGATCCAACTCCGACAAATTTCCAGCTGAACAG ATCCAATGGGCGGACGCGTGTCTGCTGGTCTACGCGGTGACAGACCGGAGCAGCTTTGAGTACGCCACCGAAGTCCTGGAGGCGCTAAAGAGGTCCCCGCAGCCCGGCAGCCCCGCGCACGGGCCCGCAGGCTCACCTGCCGCCATGCCCATAGCCCTGCTCGGCAACAAGACAGATCTGGATCATTTGCGACAG GTGTCAACAAAAGAAGGTCAGTCCATAAGCGCAGCGCACGGAGCCTCCTTCAGCGAAGCAAGTGTAGCCGATAACTCCGGAGACCTGTACCGTTGCGTAGACCGTCTGCTCACGGAGGTGCGCGCGCCGCAGCGCACGCGCAAGTTCTCCGTCACCAAGATGCTTGGCTCCCTCATAG GTGGCGCAAATAATACCAGCCCGACGAGCCGAAGCGGGTCGATGGTGGCCTGCCCTCGGGTGCCCACGCCAACGCGCGCGCCGCTGGCGGCAGCAGCCCCCTGA